Proteins from a genomic interval of Onychostoma macrolepis isolate SWU-2019 chromosome 17, ASM1243209v1, whole genome shotgun sequence:
- the LOC131523594 gene encoding 60 kDa lysophospholipase-like, with product MGSTKGVRPPLTTGSAGVSFLSPEPNALVKTLRKLPILHDEKYAEQTKLYEHYKPEEKTLVLPRSKLDKRVVYTFLEYSPLLDSSNMTPNDWSTIGKDIEKYYEQYDGFVILHGTDTMSYTASALSFMCENLGKPVILTGSQVPIFEMRSDGRDNLLGALLIAGQFVIPEVCLYFYHKLYRGNRVTKVDSESFKAFASPNLPPLANAEVNININWDTVWRPSTTAKFTVCTQMNHNVGLLRLFPGITTDTVKAFLKAPIEGVILETYGSGNAPDNRADLLDEIRKATERGVIMINCTQCLRGTVTISYATGQALSKAGVVAGFDMTPEAALSKLSYVLAKQDLRTEEKKKMMSRNLRGEMVADLEGAKLSLSDSRFIQIIAKTLSIGCKEELEAIRDALMPTLACAAAKNGDSEILEAIREMGTNLNTADYDGRTPLHIAACEGNLNVVEYLLGKGATIFAKDRFGDTALRNAIHLRHKDVVELLRKCGAHLSSDELQDIGTELCRLAANGDLEGLKIWKLAGVDMAMSGYDGKKPFEVARAFERKEVMDFLKAA from the exons ATGGGGTCCACCAAAGGGGTGCGGCCCCCACTCACCACGGGGTCTGCTGGGGTGTCCT TTCTGTCTCCAGAACCTAATGCTCTTGTCAAAACTCTACGCAAACTCCCCATTCTGCATGATGAGAAGTACGCAGAACAGACAAAGCTGTATGAACATTACAAGCCTGAGGAGAAAACACTGGTGCTTCC ACGATCTAAACTGGACAAGAGGGTTGTGTATACATTTTTAGAGTACTCTCCCCTGCTCGACTCGAGCAATATGACCCCGAATGACTGGAGCACTATTGGAAAAGACATTGAG AAATACTATGAGCAGTATGATGGTTTTGTCATCCTGCATGGCACAGACACAATGTCTTATACCGCCTCTGCCTTATCCTTCATGTGTGAGAACCTGGGAAAGCCTGTCATCCTCACCGGCTCACAG GTGCCCATCTTTGAGATGAGGAGTGATGGAAGGGACAACCTCTTGGGGGCGCTGTTGATTGCAGGACAGTTTGTCATCCCTGAG GTTTGCCTCTATTTTTATCATAAACTCTACCGAGGCAATCGTGTCACCAAAGTGGACTCTGAAAGCTTTAAAGCATTTGCCTCACCAAACTTGCCACCATTAGCCAATGCTGAAGTCAACATCAACA TTAACTGGGACACTGTGTGGCGACCCAGCACAACTGCCAAATTCACAGTCTGCACTCAAATGAACCACAATGTGGGTCTCCTGCGACTCTTCCCGGGAATCACTACTGATACA GTCAAGGCCTTCTTGAAGGCTCCCATTGAGGGTGTCATTTTGGAGACCTACGGCAGCGGTAACGCCCCTGACAACCGTGCTGACCTGCTGGATGAGATCCGTAAAGCGACTGAGAGAGGAGTCATCATGATCAACTGCACCCAGTGTCTCAGGGGCACGGTCACAATATCATATGCCACTGGCCAG GCTCTGAGTAAGGCTGGTGTGGTTGCTGGGTTTGATATGACTCCGGAAGCTGCTCTTTCAAAACTCTCCTATGTGCTGGCAAAACAAGATCTCagaacagaagagaagaaaaag ATGATGAGTCGCAATCTGCGTGGTGAGATGGTGGCTGACTTAGAGGGGGCAAAGCTTTCTCTCAGCGACAGTCGCTTCATTCAGATTATAGCCAAGACCCTCAGCATTGGCTGTAAAGAG GAGCTTGAAGCCATACGAGATGCACTAATGCCCACTCTGGCATGTGCTGCTGCTAAGAACGGAGACTCTGAGATTTTAGAAGCCATAAGGGAAATG ggaACTAACTTGAATACGGCAGATTATGATGGCCGCACTCCCCTTCACATTGCTGCATGTGAGGGGAATCTGAATGTAGTGGAGTATCTGCTGGGTAAAGGGGCCACCATCTTTGCCAAAGATCGCTTTGGCGATACAGCCCTTCGCAATGCCATTCACCTCAG ACATAAGGATGTTGTGGAGCTGCTGAGGAAGTGTGGAGCTCACCTCTCCAGTGATGAATTACAGGATATTGGAACGGAGCTGTGccg TCTTGCTGCAAACGGTGACCTGGAGGGATTGAAGATTTGGAAGTTAGCTGGGGTTGATATGGCCATGTCCGGCTATGATGGGAAGAAACCTTTTGAAGTG GCAAGAGCCTTTGAACGTAAGGAGGTTATGGATTTCCTAAAGGCTGCTTAG